In Sphingobacteriaceae bacterium, the following proteins share a genomic window:
- a CDS encoding siroheme synthase, with amino-acid sequence MSAELKNNLFPVFLKLEDFRVLVIGGGKVGHEKVTALLKNSPSANVTLIATSVSEEIRLFQNSFPNLKIYQRPFESEDLTDKDLVIIAINNKPESLIIKNLAKQKNILANVADTPEQCDFYLGSIVQKGQVKIAVSTNGKSPTLAKRIRETFEDFFPHEINESIESLTEIRKHLSGDFTEKVKQLNTITASLAKDGIKKENKISKQRLWIYSLSIPALLIAGYLVGFFLPPDVLGGYAYLLAQSVDASILLYILAGFVAQMIDGALGMAYGITATTFLLSFGVSPAASSASVHASEVFTSGVSGLMHLKFGNVNTKLFKSLLIPGVIGAILGAYILSSFQSYGSIIKTLVSVYTLILGLIIIFKALNKDKIRQKIKRIFPLALVGGFLDSIGGGGWGPIVASTLIVRGRNPKYTIGSVNLAEFFIALSSSLTFITLIGLTHWTIIAGLIIGGVIAAPLAAFLANKIPARSIMLLVGIAVIILSLQRILF; translated from the coding sequence ATGTCAGCAGAACTAAAAAATAATCTTTTCCCTGTGTTCCTCAAATTGGAAGACTTTCGTGTGCTGGTTATAGGCGGCGGAAAAGTCGGACATGAAAAAGTTACAGCCTTGCTGAAGAACAGTCCTTCTGCAAACGTTACGCTTATTGCAACTAGTGTTTCCGAAGAAATAAGATTATTTCAGAATTCTTTTCCAAACCTTAAGATTTATCAACGCCCTTTTGAATCAGAAGATTTGACTGACAAGGATCTAGTAATCATTGCGATTAATAACAAACCAGAAAGTCTCATCATAAAAAATTTGGCCAAACAAAAAAACATACTCGCCAACGTGGCAGACACTCCTGAACAGTGTGACTTTTACCTAGGATCAATTGTTCAGAAAGGGCAAGTGAAAATTGCCGTTTCCACAAATGGTAAATCCCCAACGCTTGCAAAGCGTATCCGCGAGACTTTTGAAGACTTTTTTCCGCATGAAATAAACGAATCTATTGAAAGTCTCACCGAAATTCGTAAACACCTCAGCGGCGACTTCACTGAAAAGGTAAAGCAGCTCAATACAATTACGGCAAGCCTGGCAAAAGACGGAATAAAAAAAGAAAATAAAATCAGTAAACAACGTTTGTGGATTTACAGTCTTTCCATTCCCGCTTTATTGATAGCCGGCTACCTCGTTGGATTTTTTCTTCCGCCAGATGTACTGGGAGGCTACGCGTATCTTCTTGCACAAAGTGTAGACGCTTCCATTTTACTTTACATCCTGGCTGGCTTCGTGGCGCAGATGATTGATGGTGCGCTTGGCATGGCTTATGGTATAACTGCTACAACGTTCTTACTCTCATTTGGCGTATCTCCTGCTGCATCCAGCGCAAGCGTGCATGCCTCAGAAGTTTTCACCAGTGGTGTATCCGGGCTCATGCATTTGAAATTCGGAAATGTAAACACAAAACTTTTTAAGAGTCTTTTAATTCCGGGCGTTATAGGAGCAATTCTTGGCGCGTATATTTTATCTTCTTTCCAGAGTTATGGATCTATTATAAAAACTTTAGTTTCAGTATACACACTTATTCTTGGTCTTATTATCATTTTTAAAGCCCTGAACAAAGACAAAATTCGCCAGAAAATTAAAAGAATATTTCCTCTGGCATTGGTAGGCGGATTCCTTGATTCTATAGGTGGTGGAGGCTGGGGACCAATTGTTGCCTCCACTCTGATTGTAAGAGGAAGAAATCCGAAGTATACTATTGGAAGTGTAAATCTTGCTGAATTTTTTATCGCCCTCTCGAGCTCCCTGACTTTTATCACACTCATTGGTTTAACGCATTGGACAATTATTGCCGGTTTGATTATTGGAGGTGTAATTGCAGCACCCCTTGCCGCTTTTCTCGCCAATAAAATTCCAGCGCGATCTATCATGCTTTTGGTAGGAATCGCAGTTATTATTTTAAGTCTACAACGTATTTTATTTTAA
- a CDS encoding ferredoxin--NADP(+) reductase produces the protein MITTDIAIVGAGPVALFAVFEAGLLKMRCHLIDYLPQIGGQLSEIYPKKPIYDIPGFPSVLAQELIDNLAKQAEPFHPGYTLGERIETLEKQETDFLLTTNMGTQINAKVVVIAAGLGCFEPRKPEVEGLARFENGKGVNYMILDPEKYRDQKMVIAGAGDSALDWTIYLSEICSELTLVHRSESFRGAPDSVSKVLKLAEEGKINLHLNSNLNYVNGNGKLKSVALTNSKTNEQTVIDTDHLVPLFGLSPKLGPIEAWGLNIDKNAIEVNTDDYSTNIPGIYAIGDINTYKNKLKLILCGFHEASLMAHSAYKYINPGVKYTMKYTTVNGVNAF, from the coding sequence ATGATCACTACAGATATCGCCATTGTTGGCGCCGGACCCGTTGCACTTTTCGCTGTTTTTGAAGCAGGCCTTTTGAAAATGCGTTGCCACCTCATCGATTACCTTCCTCAGATTGGAGGACAGCTTTCTGAGATTTATCCGAAAAAACCTATTTATGATATCCCCGGATTTCCAAGTGTGCTTGCGCAAGAACTTATTGATAATCTCGCAAAACAAGCTGAACCTTTTCACCCAGGCTATACTTTAGGAGAGCGCATTGAAACTTTAGAAAAACAGGAAACTGATTTTCTACTTACTACAAACATGGGAACCCAGATAAACGCAAAGGTTGTAGTTATCGCTGCAGGACTGGGATGCTTTGAGCCTCGCAAACCAGAAGTAGAAGGACTCGCCAGATTCGAAAATGGAAAAGGTGTTAACTACATGATTCTTGATCCGGAAAAATACAGGGATCAGAAAATGGTAATTGCCGGCGCGGGAGACAGCGCACTCGACTGGACAATTTACTTAAGTGAAATTTGTTCAGAGCTCACACTTGTTCACAGAAGCGAATCTTTTAGAGGCGCTCCCGACAGTGTGTCTAAAGTACTTAAGCTTGCCGAAGAAGGAAAAATAAACCTCCATTTAAATTCCAATTTAAATTATGTGAATGGAAATGGAAAACTAAAAAGCGTTGCCCTTACCAATAGCAAAACCAATGAACAAACGGTAATTGATACAGATCATTTAGTGCCGCTTTTTGGCTTAAGCCCCAAATTAGGGCCAATTGAAGCCTGGGGTTTAAATATCGATAAAAACGCCATTGAAGTAAACACAGATGATTACTCCACGAACATTCCGGGTATTTATGCTATTGGTGACATCAATACTTACAAAAACAAACTAAAACTAATTCTCTGCGGATTTCATGAAGCTTCTCTCATGGCTCACAGCGCTTACAAATACATAAATCCCGGTGTAAAATACACCATGAAATACACAACCGTTAATGGCGTTAATGCATTCTAA
- a CDS encoding phosphoadenylyl-sulfate reductase produces MLKELNNLIELTQGASPEQALKLLCERFPDQVVFSTSLGYEDQVISHFIFSNNLPVKVFTLDTGRLFPETYSVLQSTLERYKQTIHTYYPQTESVEKLVTGKGPSSFYESVENRKECCFIRKVQPLKRALEGHKIWVTGIRAEQSGNRKGMPALEWDESNNIIKFHPIIDWTFEETKDYVKKFNIPYNSLHDKGFVSIGCGPCTRAVKEGEDFRAGRWWWEQNDKKECGLHEHK; encoded by the coding sequence ATGCTGAAAGAACTAAATAATCTTATTGAACTCACGCAAGGGGCGTCGCCAGAGCAAGCCTTAAAACTGCTCTGCGAGAGATTCCCAGACCAGGTCGTTTTTTCCACGAGTCTCGGTTACGAAGACCAGGTAATAAGTCATTTTATTTTTTCAAATAATTTGCCTGTTAAAGTGTTTACTTTAGATACCGGTCGCTTGTTTCCTGAAACCTATTCTGTTTTACAAAGCACCTTAGAACGCTACAAACAAACCATTCACACGTATTACCCTCAAACAGAAAGTGTCGAAAAATTAGTGACAGGAAAAGGTCCTTCCAGCTTTTATGAATCGGTAGAGAACAGAAAAGAATGCTGTTTTATTAGAAAAGTGCAACCGCTGAAGCGAGCTTTAGAAGGGCATAAAATATGGGTCACCGGCATCCGCGCCGAACAATCGGGCAACCGCAAAGGTATGCCCGCTCTTGAATGGGACGAATCCAACAACATCATTAAATTTCATCCTATCATTGACTGGACTTTTGAAGAAACAAAAGACTACGTTAAAAAATTTAATATTCCTTACAATAGTTTGCATGATAAAGGGTTTGTAAGTATTGGCTGCGGCCCTTGCACACGGGCAGTAAAAGAAGGAGAAGACTTTCGTGCCGGACGTTGGTGGTGGGAACAAAATGACAAAAAAGAATGTGGGCTTCATGAACACAAATAG
- a CDS encoding sulfate adenylyltransferase subunit CysD yields MTKQKDYLDELEAEAIYILREVAGQFDKPALLFSGGKDSICLVHLALKAFRPGRFPFPLVHVDTGHNFPEAIAYRDKLAKELGEKLIVRKVEDTIKQKKLQDGKGKFPSRNGLQTYTLLDVIEEFEFDACIGGARRDEEKARAKERIFSIRDEFGQWDPKMQRPELWNIYNGKINKGENVRVFPISNWTELDVWNYIKRENIQLPSIYFTHQRECVLTENGQLMNVNEFIKLDENDVIVTRNVRYRTVGDMTCTAAVESEATKVDDIILELKDARVSERGATRMDDKVSEAAMEDRKKGGYF; encoded by the coding sequence ATGACAAAACAAAAAGATTATTTAGATGAGCTGGAAGCAGAAGCCATTTATATTTTGAGAGAAGTGGCCGGACAATTCGATAAACCTGCGCTCTTATTCAGTGGCGGAAAAGACAGTATTTGTTTAGTGCATCTGGCCTTAAAGGCCTTTCGTCCTGGTAGATTTCCCTTTCCCCTGGTACACGTGGATACAGGGCATAATTTCCCGGAGGCCATTGCTTACCGGGATAAGCTTGCAAAAGAACTTGGAGAAAAACTCATTGTCAGAAAAGTAGAAGATACGATCAAACAAAAAAAACTGCAGGACGGTAAAGGAAAATTTCCCAGCCGGAACGGATTACAAACTTATACTTTGCTGGACGTAATTGAAGAATTTGAATTTGACGCCTGCATTGGCGGGGCTCGCCGCGACGAAGAAAAAGCCCGGGCCAAAGAAAGGATCTTTTCTATACGAGATGAATTCGGGCAATGGGATCCGAAAATGCAAAGACCCGAACTTTGGAATATCTACAACGGAAAAATAAACAAAGGAGAAAACGTTCGCGTATTTCCGATAAGCAACTGGACGGAACTCGATGTTTGGAATTACATCAAACGCGAAAACATTCAATTGCCTTCCATTTATTTTACCCATCAACGTGAGTGTGTATTAACCGAAAACGGCCAACTTATGAACGTTAATGAATTTATAAAGTTGGATGAAAACGATGTAATAGTTACAAGAAATGTACGCTATAGAACCGTTGGTGATATGACTTGCACAGCTGCCGTGGAAAGTGAAGCTACTAAAGTGGACGACATCATTCTTGAATTAAAAGATGCCAGGGTCAGTGAGCGAGGCGCAACGCGAATGGACGATAAAGTAAGTGAAGCGGCAATGGAAGACCGTAAAAAAGGCGGGTATTTTTAA
- a CDS encoding sulfate adenylyltransferase produces MELLRFFTAGNVDDGKSTLIGRLLYDSDSVSTDILETLTKQSKITGPHADIDLALLTDGLRAEREQGITIDVAYKYFTTGKRKFIIADTPGHVQYTRNMFTGASNANLAIILVDARHGITDQTKRHSILSAILGVPHVLVCINKMDLVNYSEATFKQIESEYILFAKNLGLKTVSFIPASALAGDNVVKKSKEMPWYKGPALLDFLETVEITEVERSSAARFQVQYVIRPQTETLHDYRGFAGRVSGGSYQKGQRVKVLPSGIETEIEKIEIHQQEVDAAETNSSVVVHLKDDVDVSRGNSIVSLDKLPQTAKEFTATVCWMDHSAFIPGQKFLLQQNSFRSKAIIKEVISKIDIHSFNEYTGDLSLKLNDIGKILIKTAEPVSFDSYVENRNTGSFILINEATNNTVAAGTIN; encoded by the coding sequence ATGGAACTATTAAGATTTTTTACGGCAGGAAATGTCGACGATGGAAAAAGTACACTTATAGGAAGACTGCTCTACGACAGCGATTCCGTATCCACCGACATTCTTGAAACGTTAACCAAACAAAGTAAAATAACAGGGCCACATGCCGACATAGATTTGGCTTTGTTAACGGATGGTTTACGCGCAGAACGTGAACAGGGCATCACCATTGATGTTGCCTATAAATATTTCACTACCGGCAAACGTAAATTCATAATCGCCGATACACCCGGACATGTGCAATACACCAGAAACATGTTTACCGGAGCCTCCAATGCGAACCTGGCAATTATACTTGTTGACGCACGTCATGGCATTACCGACCAAACAAAACGCCATTCTATACTTTCAGCGATACTTGGAGTTCCTCATGTTTTGGTCTGCATTAATAAAATGGATCTTGTTAATTATTCAGAGGCTACCTTTAAACAAATAGAATCAGAGTACATACTCTTCGCGAAAAATCTTGGATTAAAAACAGTTTCTTTTATTCCAGCCAGTGCTTTGGCAGGAGATAACGTGGTAAAAAAATCAAAAGAGATGCCCTGGTACAAAGGCCCTGCCCTACTCGACTTTTTAGAGACCGTAGAAATCACAGAAGTAGAAAGATCTTCAGCAGCGCGTTTCCAGGTGCAATATGTTATTCGTCCCCAAACAGAAACACTGCACGATTACAGGGGCTTCGCGGGGAGGGTTTCCGGCGGCTCCTACCAAAAAGGTCAGCGCGTAAAAGTTTTACCATCAGGGATAGAAACAGAAATTGAAAAAATAGAAATTCATCAGCAGGAAGTAGACGCTGCTGAAACAAATAGTTCGGTGGTAGTACATCTTAAAGATGATGTGGATGTAAGCAGAGGTAACTCCATCGTTTCGCTTGACAAACTGCCACAAACAGCCAAAGAGTTCACTGCCACCGTTTGTTGGATGGATCACAGCGCTTTTATTCCCGGTCAGAAATTTTTATTGCAACAAAATAGTTTTCGCAGCAAGGCGATTATTAAAGAAGTAATAAGCAAAATAGATATTCATTCTTTTAACGAATACACAGGCGACCTTTCGTTAAAACTGAATGACATTGGAAAAATCCTTATTAAAACTGCCGAACCAGTAAGTTTTGATTCTTATGTTGAAAACAGGAACACCGGATCTTTTATTTTAATAAATGAAGCGACAAATAACACCGTTGCTGCGGGAACAATTAACTAA
- a CDS encoding ABC transporter substrate-binding protein, protein MINVRVGGVPEHFNLAWHLAIEEGAFSRNNIAIQWVDVPGGTGTMCKALKNDEFDIAIALTEGIIKDIVAGNPSKIIQFYVNSPLRWGIFVNAKSTIKSIKEIEGKKYAISRFGSGSHLMAFVNASNHALKIGKEDFVIVDTIDGARKALAEDSAQIFMWEKFMTKPFVDNGEFRMIGECNTPWPCFVIAASDKFILENENALNVILDVINKSCSDLKNNPKAPDLIVERYGIKKEDAEQWFKELEYAYHPDIPEAELRLILWRLKEFGIIESVPELTTIVYGNNLELSGSVLPESH, encoded by the coding sequence ATGATAAATGTACGTGTTGGTGGTGTTCCTGAACATTTTAATCTTGCATGGCATCTGGCCATAGAGGAAGGTGCTTTTTCGAGAAATAATATCGCTATTCAATGGGTGGACGTTCCGGGGGGTACAGGAACAATGTGCAAAGCTTTGAAGAACGATGAGTTTGATATTGCTATAGCGCTAACCGAAGGAATTATAAAGGATATTGTAGCAGGAAATCCAAGCAAGATCATTCAGTTTTATGTTAACTCACCTTTGCGATGGGGTATTTTTGTAAATGCAAAAAGCACTATTAAATCGATAAAAGAGATTGAAGGAAAAAAATACGCAATCAGTCGTTTTGGTTCCGGCTCTCATTTAATGGCTTTCGTAAATGCCAGTAATCACGCTTTAAAAATCGGAAAGGAAGATTTTGTTATAGTTGACACTATAGATGGCGCTCGTAAGGCCCTGGCGGAAGACTCCGCACAAATCTTTATGTGGGAAAAATTTATGACAAAGCCCTTCGTTGATAATGGAGAGTTTCGTATGATAGGAGAATGCAATACACCCTGGCCATGTTTTGTAATTGCCGCAAGCGACAAGTTTATCCTGGAAAACGAAAATGCTTTGAATGTTATTCTTGATGTTATAAATAAAAGTTGCAGCGATCTGAAAAATAATCCGAAGGCTCCAGATCTTATTGTTGAGCGGTATGGAATTAAAAAAGAAGACGCTGAACAGTGGTTTAAAGAGCTGGAGTATGCTTACCATCCCGACATACCGGAAGCAGAGCTCAGGCTTATTCTGTGGCGTCTGAAAGAGTTTGGCATTATTGAAAGTGTTCCGGAATTAACCACAATTGTTTACGGAAATAACCTGGAGCTTTCAGGATCCGTGTTACCTGAATCCCACTAA
- a CDS encoding serine protease, with protein sequence MDDFSKTVIEAIDKVKTSVVKIECYALQNNLETITGTGSGFLFSSDGYLFTNSHVIHHAKTIKVVMFDGTRHNATLIGEDPMNDLAILKISAADFTPAKLGEPSGLKIGQLVIAIGNPLGFQHTVTSGIISALGRTMTTQAGNTMDSMIQTDAALNPGNSGGPLVNGAGEVIGVNTAMINGAQNICFAISIDTAKEIAYQLIRYGKVKRAFLGIAMQQVDLVPKLRAVNELKNKSALFITQVTKNSPAARAGIIDGDILYSFNDKLIETSDDLFKELTEDKIGSFQFVNVIRNTSKLEFKVTPAEKN encoded by the coding sequence ATAGATGATTTTTCAAAAACGGTGATCGAAGCTATTGACAAGGTCAAAACTTCGGTTGTAAAAATAGAATGTTATGCTCTTCAAAACAACCTTGAAACCATAACCGGCACTGGTTCCGGCTTTCTCTTCTCTTCAGATGGCTATTTGTTTACCAACAGTCATGTGATACATCATGCAAAAACAATTAAGGTGGTAATGTTTGATGGAACCCGGCATAATGCAACACTTATTGGTGAAGACCCCATGAACGACCTGGCTATTCTTAAAATTTCGGCAGCTGATTTTACCCCGGCAAAATTGGGAGAGCCCTCAGGTTTAAAAATCGGGCAGCTGGTTATAGCCATTGGAAACCCTTTGGGATTTCAGCACACGGTAACTTCCGGCATTATAAGCGCCTTGGGAAGAACAATGACAACCCAGGCTGGGAACACCATGGACAGCATGATTCAAACAGATGCTGCTTTAAATCCGGGAAATTCTGGCGGCCCTCTTGTTAACGGAGCAGGGGAAGTGATTGGCGTTAATACTGCCATGATTAACGGGGCGCAAAATATATGCTTTGCCATAAGCATAGATACGGCAAAGGAAATCGCCTATCAGCTGATTCGCTATGGAAAAGTAAAACGTGCTTTTCTCGGAATAGCGATGCAGCAAGTTGATCTGGTTCCCAAACTGAGAGCCGTAAATGAACTAAAAAATAAAAGCGCCTTGTTTATCACTCAGGTTACAAAGAATAGTCCTGCCGCCAGGGCTGGTATTATTGACGGAGACATTCTCTATTCCTTTAACGACAAGCTTATTGAAACCTCAGACGACCTCTTTAAAGAACTAACGGAAGATAAGATCGGGTCTTTTCAGTTTGTAAACGTAATTCGCAATACATCAAAACTGGAATTTAAAGTCACACCTGCCGAGAAAAATTAA